TGATCCTCCACGGGACGGCCGATCAGGTCGTCCCCGTGGAGAACGCGCGACTGCTCAGGGAGAAGATCACGGACAGCCGTCTCGAACTCGTCGAAGGTGGCTCACACCTCTTCTTTATCGAGGACGCCGATCGAGTGAACGAGATGCTGCTCGAGTTTCTCGAGGAGCAGGACTAGACTGGACGCGAACGAGACGGACGGTTTCGACGGGAACTGAGGAGACGAACCGAATGCAGCGGCCGGGAGTGAGAACTGGCCGCTGTCTCAACTGGCCGTCGCGGTAGTATCCCGAATCCGAATTTCGCCGTCAGTCCGGACGCCGATGTCGAACTCTTCGTAAGTAAACCGCACCCGGTGGGTGTCGACGTCGGCGGCCCGCTGGGCGTGCTCGACGAAGGAGTCGAGTGCGTCCGGATCGACGACCTCGTACAGCGGCGCGAGTTCGGTCGGATCCGATCCGCACAGCGTCGCGACGGCAGTGACGATGGTCTCGCTCGGCCGGTCGCCATCGGGATCGAACGTCGAGACGAACCTG
This genomic stretch from Natrinema sp. SYSU A 869 harbors:
- a CDS encoding HalOD1 output domain-containing protein, which codes for MPTTNDSTDESEPADVRFVSTFDPDGDRPSETIVTAVATLCGSDPTELAPLYEVVDPDALDSFVEHAQRAADVDTHRVRFTYEEFDIGVRTDGEIRIRDTTATAS